In Eubalaena glacialis isolate mEubGla1 chromosome 4, mEubGla1.1.hap2.+ XY, whole genome shotgun sequence, one DNA window encodes the following:
- the GIPC3 gene encoding PDZ domain-containing protein GIPC3 isoform X1 produces METTAAREARGAEAPRLPAPPPSPAEPPAASPTPAAPRARPRLVFRTQLAHGSPTGKIEGFTNVRELYAKIAEAFGIAPTEILFCTLNSHKVDMQKLLGGQIGLEDFIFAHVRGETKEVEVTKTEDALGLTITDNGAGYAFIKRIKEGSIINRIEAVCVGDSIEAINDHSIVGCRHYEVAKMLRELPKLQPFTLRLVQPKRAFDMIGQRSRSSKCPMEAKVSSGRETLRLRSGGAATVEEVPSEFEEEASRRVDDLLESYMGIRDPELGKGPGVHHGGDIQEDSECPGVCTPFRLCLGRVRLPGRVCGGGVGRHRRGQGGLWLVCPGAERSPSPEPSPLPQPSRPVPQAQPCSGVQKPRSETQLCSRTQLSSETKPRSETGITSRTHASFETEPSPETRPCSRTPSSETKPRSETQPCSRTQLSSETKLPSRAKASSETKFTSRTHTSFETKPSSETKPSSGTQASSEVQFITRTQSSSEMQPSSRTQLSSRTQDSSEAKLSSDVKSSLGTQTSFKSHPGSEINPSSESQASFMTQPCLTTRPNSGTQDSSMTQLFLDTWSSSEMPVSSGTQVRLKKQPSSRSHVSSGFKDSSQAQPYSHAQTSSGTQMHATEQPRSRPHPHTRAQSSSSDESSSETEPSSRPQTSATSRPVSRIQTSSGPPSISGARPASRAPLDAKPRPHGRTQNSSRTSSSSGTQTDFKAWPISRVQSSSGTPPSSRTQLSSREQAGSEIPSSSKTQSTAETHLSSRIQLKSGPGTQANAATDLSSTALSSSESRPSPRTQPCLGAQKPSGTQLISETLPSSRNQLQNTPPGSSGIEPDFGRQTSSGTQLISRAQPSSGTQTSSIIQPSSGTQPSSRTQTSSGTQLISETQPSVIMQPLAGVHLISGTQTSSRTQTSSGTQLNSETQTSARIQPSSGAQLCSRTQFSSRTQFRSETHHSSETQTSSRTQPSSGIHLSSRTESVSEIQSSSRSQTSSRIQLSSRNGLHLQTPGLDPRTQPDPTPPARPQHPGPPPRAPPPGPRRVSHPQPHDLVQGAQADTGPGRSPSTSALVPQPWSPSALQKPALPPKPQLGPQKSTLPTKSVIPSSATRAALLHSQPPEPSARGPAPFPVLREPGPAPQASEPLPYHGGL; encoded by the exons ATGGAGACCACAGCGGCCCGCGAGGCCCGGGGGGCCGAGGCCCCACGCCTGCCCGCGCCCCCGCCCTCGCCCGCCGAGCCCCCAGCTGCGTCCCCCACCCCGGCCGCGCCCCGAGCCCGCCCGCGCCTCGTCTTCCGCACGCAGCTGGCTCACGGCAGCCCCACGGGCAAGATCGAGGGCTTCACCAACGTCCGCGAGCTTTACGCCAAGATCGCCGAGGCCTTCGGGATCGCGCCCACCGAG ATCTTATTCTGCACCCTAAACAGCCACAAAGTGGACATGCAGAAACTCCTGGGCGGCCAGATAGGGTTGGAGGACTTTATCTTTGCCCACGTGCGCGGCGAGACCAAAGAGGTGGAGGTCACTAAGACCGAGGACGCCCTGGGACTGACCATCACTGACAACGGGGCTGGCTATGCCTTCATCAAG AGGATCAAGGAAGGCAGCATCATCAACCGTATCGAGGCAGTATGCGTGGGCGACAGCATTGAGGCCATCAACGACCACTCAATCGTTGGCTGCCGCCACTACGAGGTGGCCAAGATGCTCCGGGAGCTGCCCAAGTTGCAGCCTTTCACCCTGCGCCTGGTTCAGCCCAAGAGAGCCTTCG ATATGATCGGCCAGAGGAGCCGGAGCAGCAAATGCCCCATGGAGGCAAAAGTCAGCAGCGGGAGGGAGACCCTGCGGCTTCGGTCTGGGGGGGCCGCCACCGTGGAGGAAGTG CCCAGTGAATTTGAGGAAGAGGCATCTCGGAGGGTGGATGACCTGCTGGAGAGCTACATGGGCATTCGGGACCCAGAGCTGGGTAAGGGGCCAGG CGTCCACCATGGTGGAGACATCCAAGAAGACAGTGAGTGTCCAGGAGTTTGCACGCCATTTAGACTCTGTCTTGGGCGAGTTCGCCTTCCCGGACGAGTTTGTGGTGGAGGTGTGGGCCGCCATCGGCGAGGCCAGGGAGGCCTGTGGCTAGTCTGCCCCGGGGCTGAGCGCAGCCCCAGCCCGgagcccagccccctgccccagccctcccGGCCAGTTCCCCAAGCCCAGCCCTGCTCTGGAGTCCAGAAGCCCAGATCTgagacccagctctgctctagaaCCCAGCTCAGCTCGGAGACCAAGCCCAGATCTGAGACTGGTATCACCTCTAGAACCCACGCCAGTTTTGAGACCGAGCCCAGCCCTGAGACTCGGCCATGCTCTAGAACCCCCAGCTCAGAGACCAAGCCCAGATCTGAGACCCAGCCCTGCTCTAGAACCCAGCTCAGCTCGGAGACCAAGCTCCCTTCTAGAGCCAAGGCCAGCTCTGAGACCAAGTTCACCTCTAGAACCCATACCAGTTTTGAGACCAAGCCCAGCTCTGAGACCAAGCCCTCCTCTGGAACCCAGGCCAGCTCTGAGGTCCAGTTCATCACTAGAACCCAATCCAGTTCTGAGATGCAACCCAGCTCCAGAACCCAGCTCTCCTCTAGAACCCAGGACAGCTCTGAGGCTAAGCTGAGCTCTGATGTAAAGTCAAGTTTGGGAACCCAGACAAGTTTTAAGAGCCACCCCGGCTCTGAAATCAATCCTAGTTCTGAAAGCCAGGCCAGCTTTATGACCCAGCCCTGCCTTACAACTCGACCCAACTCTGGAACGCAAGACAGCTCCATGACCCAGCTGTTCCTGGACACCTGGTCTAGCTCAGAAATGCCAGTTAGTTCTGGAACCCAGGTGAGACTCAAGAAGCAGCCCAGTTCCAGAAGCCACGTCAGCTCAGGATTCAAAGACAGTTCCCAAGCCCAACCCTATTCTCATGCCCAGACCAGCTCAGGAACCCAGAtgcatgccacagagcagcccaGGTCCAGACCCCACCCCCATACTAGGGCCCAGTCCAGCTCCAGTGATGAGTCCAGCTCAGAGACTGAGCCCAGCTCTAGACCCCAGACTAGTGCAACAAGCAGGCCTGTCTCCAGAATTCAGACAAGCTCTGGACCCCCATCCATCTCTGGGGCAAGGCCCGCCTCCAGAGCTCCACTTGATGCCAAGCCCCGCCCTCACGGCAGAACACAGAACAGCTCTAGAACGTCATCCAGCTCTGGGACCCAGACAGACTTCAAGGCTTGGCCGATTTCCAGAGTTCAGTCCAGCTCAGGCACCCCACCCAGCTCCAGAACTCAGCTCAGTTCTAGAGAACAGGCTGGCTCTGAAATCCCATCCAGCTCTAAAACACAGTCAACCGCTGAGACCCACTTGAGTTCCAGAATCCAGCTAAAGTCTGGTCCTGGGACCCAGGCCAACGCAGCAACAGACTTAAGCTCCACAGCTCTGTCGAGCTCTGAGAGCAGGCccagccccaggacccagccctgcctgggAGCTCAAAAACCCTCTGGGACCCAGCTCATCTCAGAAACCCTGCCAAGCTCTCGAAACCAACTCCAGAACACACCCCCAGGCAGCTCTGGTATTGAGCCGGACTTTGGGAGACAGACCAGCTCTGGAACTCAGCTCATCTCTagagcccagcccagctctgggACCCAGACAAGTTCAATAATTCAGCCCAGCTCTGGAACCCAACCCAGCTCCAGAACGCAGACCAGTTCTGGAACCCAGCTCATCTCTGAGACCCAGCCCAGTGTGATAATGCAGCCCCTCGCTGGAGTCCACCTCATTTCTGGAACCCAAACCAGCTCCAGAACCCAGACCAGTTCTGGAACCCAGCTCAACTCTGAGACCCAGACCAGTGCAAGAATTCAGCCCAGCTCTGGAGCCCAGCTCTGCTCCAGAACCCAGTTCAGCTCTAGAACTCAGTTCAGATCTGAGACTCACCACAGCTCTGAAACCCAGACCAGTTCAAGAACCCAGCCCAGCTCTGGAATCCACCTTAGTTCCAGAACCGAATCTGTTTCTGAAATCCAATCCAGCTCCAGAAGCCAGACCAGCTCAAGAATCCAGCTCAGCTCTAGAAATGGGCTCCACCTACAGACCCCTGGCCTTGACCCCAGAACCCAGCCTGATCCCACTCCCCCAGCCCGACCTCAACACCCAGGCCCACCACCCAGAGCCCCACCTCCAGGTCCTAGGAGGGTCTCTCACCCTCAGCCCCATGATCTGGTTCAAGGAGCCCAGGCCGATACTGGCCCAGGCCGAAGCCCATCCACTTCTGCCCTGGTGCCACAGCCGTGGTCCCCCTCTGCCCTGCAGAAACCAGCCCTTCCCCCCAAGCCCCAGCTGGGACCCCAGAAGTCCACCCTGCCCACCAAATCTGTCATCCCTAGTTCTGCCACCAGGGCGGCCCTCCTGCATTCCCAGCCCCCTGAACCCTCAGCTCGGGGGCCTGCCCCCTTCCCCGTGCTCAGGGAGCCAGGGCCGGCTCCGCAGGCGTCAGAGCCCCTCCCCTACCATGGGGGGCTATAG
- the GIPC3 gene encoding PDZ domain-containing protein GIPC3 isoform X2, which produces METTAAREARGAEAPRLPAPPPSPAEPPAASPTPAAPRARPRLVFRTQLAHGSPTGKIEGFTNVRELYAKIAEAFGIAPTERIKEGSIINRIEAVCVGDSIEAINDHSIVGCRHYEVAKMLRELPKLQPFTLRLVQPKRAFDMIGQRSRSSKCPMEAKVSSGRETLRLRSGGAATVEEVPSEFEEEASRRVDDLLESYMGIRDPELGKGPGVHHGGDIQEDSECPGVCTPFRLCLGRVRLPGRVCGGGVGRHRRGQGGLWLVCPGAERSPSPEPSPLPQPSRPVPQAQPCSGVQKPRSETQLCSRTQLSSETKPRSETGITSRTHASFETEPSPETRPCSRTPSSETKPRSETQPCSRTQLSSETKLPSRAKASSETKFTSRTHTSFETKPSSETKPSSGTQASSEVQFITRTQSSSEMQPSSRTQLSSRTQDSSEAKLSSDVKSSLGTQTSFKSHPGSEINPSSESQASFMTQPCLTTRPNSGTQDSSMTQLFLDTWSSSEMPVSSGTQVRLKKQPSSRSHVSSGFKDSSQAQPYSHAQTSSGTQMHATEQPRSRPHPHTRAQSSSSDESSSETEPSSRPQTSATSRPVSRIQTSSGPPSISGARPASRAPLDAKPRPHGRTQNSSRTSSSSGTQTDFKAWPISRVQSSSGTPPSSRTQLSSREQAGSEIPSSSKTQSTAETHLSSRIQLKSGPGTQANAATDLSSTALSSSESRPSPRTQPCLGAQKPSGTQLISETLPSSRNQLQNTPPGSSGIEPDFGRQTSSGTQLISRAQPSSGTQTSSIIQPSSGTQPSSRTQTSSGTQLISETQPSVIMQPLAGVHLISGTQTSSRTQTSSGTQLNSETQTSARIQPSSGAQLCSRTQFSSRTQFRSETHHSSETQTSSRTQPSSGIHLSSRTESVSEIQSSSRSQTSSRIQLSSRNGLHLQTPGLDPRTQPDPTPPARPQHPGPPPRAPPPGPRRVSHPQPHDLVQGAQADTGPGRSPSTSALVPQPWSPSALQKPALPPKPQLGPQKSTLPTKSVIPSSATRAALLHSQPPEPSARGPAPFPVLREPGPAPQASEPLPYHGGL; this is translated from the exons ATGGAGACCACAGCGGCCCGCGAGGCCCGGGGGGCCGAGGCCCCACGCCTGCCCGCGCCCCCGCCCTCGCCCGCCGAGCCCCCAGCTGCGTCCCCCACCCCGGCCGCGCCCCGAGCCCGCCCGCGCCTCGTCTTCCGCACGCAGCTGGCTCACGGCAGCCCCACGGGCAAGATCGAGGGCTTCACCAACGTCCGCGAGCTTTACGCCAAGATCGCCGAGGCCTTCGGGATCGCGCCCACCGAG AGGATCAAGGAAGGCAGCATCATCAACCGTATCGAGGCAGTATGCGTGGGCGACAGCATTGAGGCCATCAACGACCACTCAATCGTTGGCTGCCGCCACTACGAGGTGGCCAAGATGCTCCGGGAGCTGCCCAAGTTGCAGCCTTTCACCCTGCGCCTGGTTCAGCCCAAGAGAGCCTTCG ATATGATCGGCCAGAGGAGCCGGAGCAGCAAATGCCCCATGGAGGCAAAAGTCAGCAGCGGGAGGGAGACCCTGCGGCTTCGGTCTGGGGGGGCCGCCACCGTGGAGGAAGTG CCCAGTGAATTTGAGGAAGAGGCATCTCGGAGGGTGGATGACCTGCTGGAGAGCTACATGGGCATTCGGGACCCAGAGCTGGGTAAGGGGCCAGG CGTCCACCATGGTGGAGACATCCAAGAAGACAGTGAGTGTCCAGGAGTTTGCACGCCATTTAGACTCTGTCTTGGGCGAGTTCGCCTTCCCGGACGAGTTTGTGGTGGAGGTGTGGGCCGCCATCGGCGAGGCCAGGGAGGCCTGTGGCTAGTCTGCCCCGGGGCTGAGCGCAGCCCCAGCCCGgagcccagccccctgccccagccctcccGGCCAGTTCCCCAAGCCCAGCCCTGCTCTGGAGTCCAGAAGCCCAGATCTgagacccagctctgctctagaaCCCAGCTCAGCTCGGAGACCAAGCCCAGATCTGAGACTGGTATCACCTCTAGAACCCACGCCAGTTTTGAGACCGAGCCCAGCCCTGAGACTCGGCCATGCTCTAGAACCCCCAGCTCAGAGACCAAGCCCAGATCTGAGACCCAGCCCTGCTCTAGAACCCAGCTCAGCTCGGAGACCAAGCTCCCTTCTAGAGCCAAGGCCAGCTCTGAGACCAAGTTCACCTCTAGAACCCATACCAGTTTTGAGACCAAGCCCAGCTCTGAGACCAAGCCCTCCTCTGGAACCCAGGCCAGCTCTGAGGTCCAGTTCATCACTAGAACCCAATCCAGTTCTGAGATGCAACCCAGCTCCAGAACCCAGCTCTCCTCTAGAACCCAGGACAGCTCTGAGGCTAAGCTGAGCTCTGATGTAAAGTCAAGTTTGGGAACCCAGACAAGTTTTAAGAGCCACCCCGGCTCTGAAATCAATCCTAGTTCTGAAAGCCAGGCCAGCTTTATGACCCAGCCCTGCCTTACAACTCGACCCAACTCTGGAACGCAAGACAGCTCCATGACCCAGCTGTTCCTGGACACCTGGTCTAGCTCAGAAATGCCAGTTAGTTCTGGAACCCAGGTGAGACTCAAGAAGCAGCCCAGTTCCAGAAGCCACGTCAGCTCAGGATTCAAAGACAGTTCCCAAGCCCAACCCTATTCTCATGCCCAGACCAGCTCAGGAACCCAGAtgcatgccacagagcagcccaGGTCCAGACCCCACCCCCATACTAGGGCCCAGTCCAGCTCCAGTGATGAGTCCAGCTCAGAGACTGAGCCCAGCTCTAGACCCCAGACTAGTGCAACAAGCAGGCCTGTCTCCAGAATTCAGACAAGCTCTGGACCCCCATCCATCTCTGGGGCAAGGCCCGCCTCCAGAGCTCCACTTGATGCCAAGCCCCGCCCTCACGGCAGAACACAGAACAGCTCTAGAACGTCATCCAGCTCTGGGACCCAGACAGACTTCAAGGCTTGGCCGATTTCCAGAGTTCAGTCCAGCTCAGGCACCCCACCCAGCTCCAGAACTCAGCTCAGTTCTAGAGAACAGGCTGGCTCTGAAATCCCATCCAGCTCTAAAACACAGTCAACCGCTGAGACCCACTTGAGTTCCAGAATCCAGCTAAAGTCTGGTCCTGGGACCCAGGCCAACGCAGCAACAGACTTAAGCTCCACAGCTCTGTCGAGCTCTGAGAGCAGGCccagccccaggacccagccctgcctgggAGCTCAAAAACCCTCTGGGACCCAGCTCATCTCAGAAACCCTGCCAAGCTCTCGAAACCAACTCCAGAACACACCCCCAGGCAGCTCTGGTATTGAGCCGGACTTTGGGAGACAGACCAGCTCTGGAACTCAGCTCATCTCTagagcccagcccagctctgggACCCAGACAAGTTCAATAATTCAGCCCAGCTCTGGAACCCAACCCAGCTCCAGAACGCAGACCAGTTCTGGAACCCAGCTCATCTCTGAGACCCAGCCCAGTGTGATAATGCAGCCCCTCGCTGGAGTCCACCTCATTTCTGGAACCCAAACCAGCTCCAGAACCCAGACCAGTTCTGGAACCCAGCTCAACTCTGAGACCCAGACCAGTGCAAGAATTCAGCCCAGCTCTGGAGCCCAGCTCTGCTCCAGAACCCAGTTCAGCTCTAGAACTCAGTTCAGATCTGAGACTCACCACAGCTCTGAAACCCAGACCAGTTCAAGAACCCAGCCCAGCTCTGGAATCCACCTTAGTTCCAGAACCGAATCTGTTTCTGAAATCCAATCCAGCTCCAGAAGCCAGACCAGCTCAAGAATCCAGCTCAGCTCTAGAAATGGGCTCCACCTACAGACCCCTGGCCTTGACCCCAGAACCCAGCCTGATCCCACTCCCCCAGCCCGACCTCAACACCCAGGCCCACCACCCAGAGCCCCACCTCCAGGTCCTAGGAGGGTCTCTCACCCTCAGCCCCATGATCTGGTTCAAGGAGCCCAGGCCGATACTGGCCCAGGCCGAAGCCCATCCACTTCTGCCCTGGTGCCACAGCCGTGGTCCCCCTCTGCCCTGCAGAAACCAGCCCTTCCCCCCAAGCCCCAGCTGGGACCCCAGAAGTCCACCCTGCCCACCAAATCTGTCATCCCTAGTTCTGCCACCAGGGCGGCCCTCCTGCATTCCCAGCCCCCTGAACCCTCAGCTCGGGGGCCTGCCCCCTTCCCCGTGCTCAGGGAGCCAGGGCCGGCTCCGCAGGCGTCAGAGCCCCTCCCCTACCATGGGGGGCTATAG
- the GIPC3 gene encoding PDZ domain-containing protein GIPC3 isoform X4, with protein METTAAREARGAEAPRLPAPPPSPAEPPAASPTPAAPRARPRLVFRTQLAHGSPTGKIEGFTNVRELYAKIAEAFGIAPTEILFCTLNSHKVDMQKLLGGQIGLEDFIFAHVRGETKEVEVTKTEDALGLTITDNGAGYAFIKRIKEGSIINRIEAVCVGDSIEAINDHSIVGCRHYEVAKMLRELPKLQPFTLRLVQPKRAFDMIGQRSRSSKCPMEAKVSSGRETLRLRSGGAATVEEVPSEFEEEASRRVDDLLESYMGIRDPELASTMVETSKKTVSVQEFARHLDSVLGEFAFPDEFVVEVWAAIGEAREACG; from the exons ATGGAGACCACAGCGGCCCGCGAGGCCCGGGGGGCCGAGGCCCCACGCCTGCCCGCGCCCCCGCCCTCGCCCGCCGAGCCCCCAGCTGCGTCCCCCACCCCGGCCGCGCCCCGAGCCCGCCCGCGCCTCGTCTTCCGCACGCAGCTGGCTCACGGCAGCCCCACGGGCAAGATCGAGGGCTTCACCAACGTCCGCGAGCTTTACGCCAAGATCGCCGAGGCCTTCGGGATCGCGCCCACCGAG ATCTTATTCTGCACCCTAAACAGCCACAAAGTGGACATGCAGAAACTCCTGGGCGGCCAGATAGGGTTGGAGGACTTTATCTTTGCCCACGTGCGCGGCGAGACCAAAGAGGTGGAGGTCACTAAGACCGAGGACGCCCTGGGACTGACCATCACTGACAACGGGGCTGGCTATGCCTTCATCAAG AGGATCAAGGAAGGCAGCATCATCAACCGTATCGAGGCAGTATGCGTGGGCGACAGCATTGAGGCCATCAACGACCACTCAATCGTTGGCTGCCGCCACTACGAGGTGGCCAAGATGCTCCGGGAGCTGCCCAAGTTGCAGCCTTTCACCCTGCGCCTGGTTCAGCCCAAGAGAGCCTTCG ATATGATCGGCCAGAGGAGCCGGAGCAGCAAATGCCCCATGGAGGCAAAAGTCAGCAGCGGGAGGGAGACCCTGCGGCTTCGGTCTGGGGGGGCCGCCACCGTGGAGGAAGTG CCCAGTGAATTTGAGGAAGAGGCATCTCGGAGGGTGGATGACCTGCTGGAGAGCTACATGGGCATTCGGGACCCAGAGCTGG CGTCCACCATGGTGGAGACATCCAAGAAGACAGTGAGTGTCCAGGAGTTTGCACGCCATTTAGACTCTGTCTTGGGCGAGTTCGCCTTCCCGGACGAGTTTGTGGTGGAGGTGTGGGCCGCCATCGGCGAGGCCAGGGAGGCCTGTGGCTAG
- the GIPC3 gene encoding PDZ domain-containing protein GIPC3 isoform X3 produces the protein MIGQRSRSSKCPMEAKVSSGRETLRLRSGGAATVEEVPSEFEEEASRRVDDLLESYMGIRDPELGKGPGVHHGGDIQEDSECPGVCTPFRLCLGRVRLPGRVCGGGVGRHRRGQGGLWLVCPGAERSPSPEPSPLPQPSRPVPQAQPCSGVQKPRSETQLCSRTQLSSETKPRSETGITSRTHASFETEPSPETRPCSRTPSSETKPRSETQPCSRTQLSSETKLPSRAKASSETKFTSRTHTSFETKPSSETKPSSGTQASSEVQFITRTQSSSEMQPSSRTQLSSRTQDSSEAKLSSDVKSSLGTQTSFKSHPGSEINPSSESQASFMTQPCLTTRPNSGTQDSSMTQLFLDTWSSSEMPVSSGTQVRLKKQPSSRSHVSSGFKDSSQAQPYSHAQTSSGTQMHATEQPRSRPHPHTRAQSSSSDESSSETEPSSRPQTSATSRPVSRIQTSSGPPSISGARPASRAPLDAKPRPHGRTQNSSRTSSSSGTQTDFKAWPISRVQSSSGTPPSSRTQLSSREQAGSEIPSSSKTQSTAETHLSSRIQLKSGPGTQANAATDLSSTALSSSESRPSPRTQPCLGAQKPSGTQLISETLPSSRNQLQNTPPGSSGIEPDFGRQTSSGTQLISRAQPSSGTQTSSIIQPSSGTQPSSRTQTSSGTQLISETQPSVIMQPLAGVHLISGTQTSSRTQTSSGTQLNSETQTSARIQPSSGAQLCSRTQFSSRTQFRSETHHSSETQTSSRTQPSSGIHLSSRTESVSEIQSSSRSQTSSRIQLSSRNGLHLQTPGLDPRTQPDPTPPARPQHPGPPPRAPPPGPRRVSHPQPHDLVQGAQADTGPGRSPSTSALVPQPWSPSALQKPALPPKPQLGPQKSTLPTKSVIPSSATRAALLHSQPPEPSARGPAPFPVLREPGPAPQASEPLPYHGGL, from the exons ATGATCGGCCAGAGGAGCCGGAGCAGCAAATGCCCCATGGAGGCAAAAGTCAGCAGCGGGAGGGAGACCCTGCGGCTTCGGTCTGGGGGGGCCGCCACCGTGGAGGAAGTG CCCAGTGAATTTGAGGAAGAGGCATCTCGGAGGGTGGATGACCTGCTGGAGAGCTACATGGGCATTCGGGACCCAGAGCTGGGTAAGGGGCCAGG CGTCCACCATGGTGGAGACATCCAAGAAGACAGTGAGTGTCCAGGAGTTTGCACGCCATTTAGACTCTGTCTTGGGCGAGTTCGCCTTCCCGGACGAGTTTGTGGTGGAGGTGTGGGCCGCCATCGGCGAGGCCAGGGAGGCCTGTGGCTAGTCTGCCCCGGGGCTGAGCGCAGCCCCAGCCCGgagcccagccccctgccccagccctcccGGCCAGTTCCCCAAGCCCAGCCCTGCTCTGGAGTCCAGAAGCCCAGATCTgagacccagctctgctctagaaCCCAGCTCAGCTCGGAGACCAAGCCCAGATCTGAGACTGGTATCACCTCTAGAACCCACGCCAGTTTTGAGACCGAGCCCAGCCCTGAGACTCGGCCATGCTCTAGAACCCCCAGCTCAGAGACCAAGCCCAGATCTGAGACCCAGCCCTGCTCTAGAACCCAGCTCAGCTCGGAGACCAAGCTCCCTTCTAGAGCCAAGGCCAGCTCTGAGACCAAGTTCACCTCTAGAACCCATACCAGTTTTGAGACCAAGCCCAGCTCTGAGACCAAGCCCTCCTCTGGAACCCAGGCCAGCTCTGAGGTCCAGTTCATCACTAGAACCCAATCCAGTTCTGAGATGCAACCCAGCTCCAGAACCCAGCTCTCCTCTAGAACCCAGGACAGCTCTGAGGCTAAGCTGAGCTCTGATGTAAAGTCAAGTTTGGGAACCCAGACAAGTTTTAAGAGCCACCCCGGCTCTGAAATCAATCCTAGTTCTGAAAGCCAGGCCAGCTTTATGACCCAGCCCTGCCTTACAACTCGACCCAACTCTGGAACGCAAGACAGCTCCATGACCCAGCTGTTCCTGGACACCTGGTCTAGCTCAGAAATGCCAGTTAGTTCTGGAACCCAGGTGAGACTCAAGAAGCAGCCCAGTTCCAGAAGCCACGTCAGCTCAGGATTCAAAGACAGTTCCCAAGCCCAACCCTATTCTCATGCCCAGACCAGCTCAGGAACCCAGAtgcatgccacagagcagcccaGGTCCAGACCCCACCCCCATACTAGGGCCCAGTCCAGCTCCAGTGATGAGTCCAGCTCAGAGACTGAGCCCAGCTCTAGACCCCAGACTAGTGCAACAAGCAGGCCTGTCTCCAGAATTCAGACAAGCTCTGGACCCCCATCCATCTCTGGGGCAAGGCCCGCCTCCAGAGCTCCACTTGATGCCAAGCCCCGCCCTCACGGCAGAACACAGAACAGCTCTAGAACGTCATCCAGCTCTGGGACCCAGACAGACTTCAAGGCTTGGCCGATTTCCAGAGTTCAGTCCAGCTCAGGCACCCCACCCAGCTCCAGAACTCAGCTCAGTTCTAGAGAACAGGCTGGCTCTGAAATCCCATCCAGCTCTAAAACACAGTCAACCGCTGAGACCCACTTGAGTTCCAGAATCCAGCTAAAGTCTGGTCCTGGGACCCAGGCCAACGCAGCAACAGACTTAAGCTCCACAGCTCTGTCGAGCTCTGAGAGCAGGCccagccccaggacccagccctgcctgggAGCTCAAAAACCCTCTGGGACCCAGCTCATCTCAGAAACCCTGCCAAGCTCTCGAAACCAACTCCAGAACACACCCCCAGGCAGCTCTGGTATTGAGCCGGACTTTGGGAGACAGACCAGCTCTGGAACTCAGCTCATCTCTagagcccagcccagctctgggACCCAGACAAGTTCAATAATTCAGCCCAGCTCTGGAACCCAACCCAGCTCCAGAACGCAGACCAGTTCTGGAACCCAGCTCATCTCTGAGACCCAGCCCAGTGTGATAATGCAGCCCCTCGCTGGAGTCCACCTCATTTCTGGAACCCAAACCAGCTCCAGAACCCAGACCAGTTCTGGAACCCAGCTCAACTCTGAGACCCAGACCAGTGCAAGAATTCAGCCCAGCTCTGGAGCCCAGCTCTGCTCCAGAACCCAGTTCAGCTCTAGAACTCAGTTCAGATCTGAGACTCACCACAGCTCTGAAACCCAGACCAGTTCAAGAACCCAGCCCAGCTCTGGAATCCACCTTAGTTCCAGAACCGAATCTGTTTCTGAAATCCAATCCAGCTCCAGAAGCCAGACCAGCTCAAGAATCCAGCTCAGCTCTAGAAATGGGCTCCACCTACAGACCCCTGGCCTTGACCCCAGAACCCAGCCTGATCCCACTCCCCCAGCCCGACCTCAACACCCAGGCCCACCACCCAGAGCCCCACCTCCAGGTCCTAGGAGGGTCTCTCACCCTCAGCCCCATGATCTGGTTCAAGGAGCCCAGGCCGATACTGGCCCAGGCCGAAGCCCATCCACTTCTGCCCTGGTGCCACAGCCGTGGTCCCCCTCTGCCCTGCAGAAACCAGCCCTTCCCCCCAAGCCCCAGCTGGGACCCCAGAAGTCCACCCTGCCCACCAAATCTGTCATCCCTAGTTCTGCCACCAGGGCGGCCCTCCTGCATTCCCAGCCCCCTGAACCCTCAGCTCGGGGGCCTGCCCCCTTCCCCGTGCTCAGGGAGCCAGGGCCGGCTCCGCAGGCGTCAGAGCCCCTCCCCTACCATGGGGGGCTATAG